A stretch of the Takifugu flavidus isolate HTHZ2018 chromosome 1, ASM371156v2, whole genome shotgun sequence genome encodes the following:
- the ttc21b gene encoding tetratricopeptide repeat protein 21B isoform X1 — MEDEEGTLALMSWYCFEKFYNHAVTAAVAARRTFGNVPIYSFFHAFGTLMQDQIQKAILELDSIRDSRDVSLCTLIALYYAEKRKKNPDREVVQELDAKIKEDRKSASPRSLYNAGMFFWLLGRNDKAREYIDRMIKLSNGAREGIILKAWVNVTSGQDMYAKKAGKLFDEGLKERTDAFGLMGKAQYYEYRQNYSGALEVINQVIVGFPGFLPALIKKMKLLLILQDWEQTILAAHRLLQEDKNNLEALRMLALYSLCSEGNITESVKHLSDLFSSLEILEPQNPELFYKMSLAFTRVCGRNDKVMEQTVKMVERAFSLASEDSDFATELGYQMLLLGRTKEAAKWYSTAMTLDETSLALTGIIHCQLIDGQLEDAEQQLEFFTEIQQSIGKSAELQYLRAVLAVKKCRPQEEVTKLLNDAVDTHLSKAQGLPLGVEYFEKLNPEFLLDIVKVYLAVCPSTPPAQGQTPPPQLQHCASLLETVDRVVPGLPQAVFLLAKVKFLSSDTDAAQCTLQRCLEQSPSYADAHLLMAQIYLLQGNFTMCSQSLEVCLGCNFEVREHPLYHLIKAQAKKKMGELTEAIQTLQMAMSLPGVRRSESSSKSKSRKMELSPADCVSVFLELADALWLNGEQHEAAKVIQDAINEYSGTTEELRVTVANADLALLRGDTELALSMLRNITPDQPYYVQAKEKMGQIFLKHRKDKSLYISCYREMVDKLPSPHTYLLLGDAYISIQEPEKAFEVYQLGMKKNPKSAALASKTGKALIKSHYYFKAISYYEAALKTEQLHFLRYDLAELLMKMKQFERCEKVLHEALDHGAGVNELQVLSDDCRYLVLLAKIQNKVDKKEEALLTLERARDVQAKVLKRVQLEQPDVVSMQKQRAAEICAEIAKHYTSQRGYERAVKFYKEALVYCETDCKVMLELAQLYLNLDEVDACQQQCSAILKRDKFNEEATLMMADIMYRKQDYEQVVLHFEQLLEHKPDNYPTLSRLIDLLRRAGKLEEIPRFLDMAEKHSSRAKFDPGFNYCKGLYLWFTGRPNEALQHFNKARKDNDWGQNAVYNMIEIYLNPDNDTMGGEVFENLGDIGNSTEKQESEQLAVRTAEKLLKEIKPQTPGGHVQLRILENYCLITAKQKAKVERAVGILTEIVNKEMDHVPAMLALATAYMMLKQTPRARNLLKRISKMNWSIVDADEFEKSWLLLADIYVHSGKYDMATELLKRCLGHNKSCCKAYEYLGFIMEKELSFHDAALNYEKAWKYGNQNNATIGYKLAFNYLKAKKYIDAIDVCHKVLAVHPNYPKMRKDILDKARASLRS; from the exons ATGGAGGACGAAGAGGGAACGTTG GCGTTGATGAGCTGGTATTGCTTCGAAAAGTTTTACAATCACGCTGTTACCGCTGCTGTAGCTGCCCGGAGAACTTTCGGCAACGTTCCCATCTACAGTTTTTTCCATGCTTTCGGTACCCTCATGCAAG ATCAGATTCAGAAGGCTATACTGGAGCTGGATTCTATAAGAGACAGTCGAGACGTGTCTCTGTGCACACTAATAGCTCTGTACTACgcggagaaaagaaagaaaaacccag ACAGAGAAGTTGTTCAAGAGCTTGATGCAAAGATTAAAGAGGACCGGAAAAGTGCTTCACCCCGGAGTCTTTACAATGCTGGCATGTTTTTCTGGTTGCTAGGACGGAATGATAAAGCAAGAGAGTACATAGATAGGATGATCAAACTCTCCAATGGTGCCAGAGAG gGGATTATTCTAAAGGCCTGGGTAAATGTGACATCTGGCCAAGATATGTATGCAAAAAAGGCTGGAAAACTATTTGATGAAGGGCTGAAAGAGAGAACAGATGCTTTTGGCCTGATGGGAAAG GCACAATACTATGAATATCGTCAAAACTACTCAGGAGCACTGGAAGTTATAAACCAAGTCATTGTTGGATTCCCAGGGTTTTTGCCTGCCCTAATCAAGAAGATGAAGTTGCTGTTAATCCTTCAAGACTGGGAGCAAACAATACTTGCTGCTCACAG ACTTTTACAGGAGGATAAAAATAACTTGGAAGCGCTACGGATGCTAGCTCTGTATTCTTTATGTAGTGAAGGAAATATAACAGAG TCAGTAAAGCACCTTTCAGACCTCTTTAGCAGTCTGGAGATCCTTGAACCACAGAATCCTGAGCTTTTTTACAAGATGTCTCTGGCCTTTACCCGTGTT tgtgGCCGAAATGACAAAGTGATGGAGCAGACAGTGAAAATGGTGGAAAGAGCTTTCTCTTTAGCATCAGAGGACTCTGATTTTGCCACAGAGTTGGGCTACCAGATGTTGCTCCTGGGTAGAACCAAAGAGGCAGCAAAGTGGTACAGCACTGCCATGACTTTGGATGAGACCAGTTTGGCTTTGACAG GTATAATCCACTGCCAGCTGATTGATGGTCAGCTTGAGGACGCGGAACAACAGCTGGAGTTTTTCACAGAGATTCAACAATCTATTGGAAAATCAGCA GAGCTGCAGTACCTACGGGCTGTTCTGGCAGTGAAAAAGTGCCGACCGCAGGAAGAGGTGACCAAACTGTTGAATGATGCAGTGGATACACACTTATCCAAGGCACAGGGCCTGCCGCTGGGAGTGGAGTACTTTGAGAAGCTGAACCCTGAGTTCCTTCTGGATATTGTCAAGGTGTATCTCGCTGTGTGTCCATCAACG CCTCCAGCCCAGGgtcaaactcctcctcctcagctccagcaTTGTGCCTCATTGTTGGAAACTGTGGACAGGGTGGTTCCAGGTTTACCTCAAGCAGTTTTCCTGCTCGCCAAAGTCAAATTCCTATCTA GTGATACGGATGCTGCCCAGTGTACTCTTCAGCGCTGTCTGGAGCAGTCCCCATCGTATGCTGATGCTCATTTGCTGATGGCACAGATTTACCTGCTGCAGGGTAACTTCACCATGTGTTCCCAGTCTCTGGAGGTCTGTCTCGGCTGTAACTTTGAG GTCCGAGAGCATCCGTTGTACCACCTGATCAAGGCTCAGGCTAAAAAGAAGATGGGTGAACTGACAGAAGCCATTCAGACTCTGCAGATGGCCATGAGTCTCCCAGGGGTCCGCAGAAGTGAATCCTCGTCCAAGTCCAAAAGCAGGAAGATGGAGCTGAGTCCCGCCGATTGTGTCTCGGTCTTCTTGGAGTTAGCCGATGCGCTGTGGCTCAACGGCGAACAA CACGAAGCGGCAAAAGTGATTCAGGATGCCATCAACGAGTACTCAGGAACAACCGAGGAGCTCCGTGTCACTGTCGCCAATGCTGACCTGGCTCTGCTCCGGGGTGACACCGAGCTGGCGCTGAGTATGCTCCGAAATATTACACCCGATCAGCCCTACTATGTCCAAGCCAAGGAGAAAATGGGACAGATTTTCCTGAAGCATAGAAAGGATAAATCTCTCTATATAAGCTGTTACAG GGAAATGGTGGACAAGCTGCCCAGCCCACACACGTACCTGCTACTAGGTGATGCCTACATTAGCATTCAAGAG CCAGAGAAAGCCTTTGAGGTGTATCAGCTCGGCATgaagaaaaaccccaaaagcGCTGCTTTAGCCAGTAAGACTGGAAAAGCTCTGATCAAGTCTCACTACTACTTCAAG GCCATAAGTTACTATGAAGCAGCCCTGAAGACTGAGCAACTTCACTTCCTGCGTTATGATCTGgctgagctgctgatgaagatgaagcagtttgAGCGCTGTGAGAAAGTTCTGCATGAGGCTCTGGACCATGGAGCAGGTG TGAATGAACTTCAGGTACTCTCGGATGACTGCCGTTACCTTGTTCTGTTGGCAAAGATCCAAAATAAGGtggacaaaaaagaagaagctttaCTTACCTTGGAAAGA GCTCGAGATGTGCAGGCCAAGGTGCTGAAGCGGGTCCAGTTAGAGCAGCCTGACGTCGTCTCCATGCAGAAGCAACGCGCTGCTGAGATCTGCGCTGAAATCGCTAAACACTACACGAGTCAGAGGGGCTATGAGAGAGCAGTGAAATTCTACAAAGAAGCTCTTGTGTATTGTGAGACTGATTGCAAG GTGATGCTGGAGTTAGCACAGTTGTACCTCAATCTGGACGAAGTGGATGCGTGTCAGCAGCAGTGCAGCGCAATCTTAAAGAGAGACAAGTTCAATGAAGAGGCTACTCTG ATGATGGCTGATATCATGTATAGGAAGCAGGATTATGAGCAGGTCGTCCTCCACTTTGAACAACTCCTGGAGCACAAACCCG ACAACTACCCGACGCTATCACGTCTCATTGACCTGCTGAGACGTGCTGGGAAACTGGAGGAAATTCCAAGATTTCTTGATATGGCTGAAAAACATTCATCCAGAGCCAAATTTGACCCCGGGTTCAACTACTGCAAAGGACTTTATCTTTG GTTCACCGGACGACCCAACGAAGCCCTGCAGCACTTTAACAAAGCACGGAAAGACAACGACTGGGGTCAAAACGCCGTTTACAACATGATCGAAATCTACCTGAACCCTGACAATGACACCATGGGGGGAGAAGTGTTTGAGAATTTGGGAGATATCGG GAACTCTACAGAGAAGCAGGAGTCAGAGCAGCTGGCGGTGAGGACGGCcgagaagctgctgaaggagatcAAGCCGCAGACGCCAGGCGGGCACGTGCAGCTGCGCATCCTGGAAAACTACTGCCTCATCACCGCCAAGCAGAAGGCCAAAGTTGAGAGAGCAGTGGGCATTTTGACAGAGATCGTGAACAAAGAG ATGGACCACGTACCGGCAATGTTGGCCTTGGCCACAGCTTACATGATGTTGAAGCAAACCCCCCGGGCGAGGAACCTCCTGAAACGTATCTCTAAAATGAACTGGAGCATTGTGGATGCAGATGAGTTTGAGAAGAGCTGGCTGCTCCTGGCAGACATCTACGTCCACTCAGGAAAGTACGACATGGCCACAGAGCTCTTAAAGAGATGCCTCGGCCACAACAAG TCTTGCTGTAAAGCTTATGAGTATCTGGGCTTCATAATGGAAAAAGAGCTATCATTCCATGATGCAGCACTCAATTATGAAAAGGCCTGGAAATATGGAAATCAGAATAATGCAACTATTG GATACAAGCTCGCGTTCAACTATTTAAAGGCAAAAAAGTATATTGATGCCATCGACGTGTGCCATAAG gTTCTGGCAGTTCATCCAAACTACCCAAAAATGAGAAAGGACATCCTGGACAAGGCCCGCGCTTCTCTGAGATCTTAA
- the ttc21b gene encoding tetratricopeptide repeat protein 21B isoform X2, giving the protein MEDEEGTLALMSWYCFEKFYNHAVTAAVAARRTFGNVPIYSFFHAFGTLMQDQIQKAILELDSIRDSRDVSLCTLIALYYAEKRKKNPDREVVQELDAKIKEDRKSASPRSLYNAGMFFWLLGRNDKAREYIDRMIKLSNGAREGIILKAWVNVTSGQDMYAKKAGKLFDEGLKERTDAFGLMGKAQYYEYRQNYSGALEVINQVIVGFPGFLPALIKKMKLLLILQDWEQTILAAHRLLQEDKNNLEALRMLALYSLCSEGNITESVKHLSDLFSSLEILEPQNPELFYKMSLAFTRVCGRNDKVMEQTVKMVERAFSLASEDSDFATELGYQMLLLGRTKEAAKWYSTAMTLDETSLALTGIIHCQLIDGQLEDAEQQLEFFTEIQQSIGKSAELQYLRAVLAVKKCRPQEEVTKLLNDAVDTHLSKAQGLPLGVEYFEKLNPEFLLDIVKVYLAVCPSTPPAQGQTPPPQLQHCASLLETVDRVVPGLPQAVFLLAKVKFLSSDTDAAQCTLQRCLEQSPSYADAHLLMAQIYLLQGNFTMCSQSLEVCLGCNFEVREHPLYHLIKAQAKKKMGELTEAIQTLQMAMSLPGVRRSESSSKSKSRKMELSPADCVSVFLELADALWLNGEQHEAAKVIQDAINEYSGTTEELRVTVANADLALLRGDTELALSMLRNITPDQPYYVQAKEKMGQIFLKHRKDKSLYISCYREMVDKLPSPHTYLLLGDAYISIQEPEKAFEVYQLGMKKNPKSAALASKTGKALIKSHYYFKAISYYEAALKTEQLHFLRYDLAELLMKMKQFERCEKVLHEALDHGAVNELQVLSDDCRYLVLLAKIQNKVDKKEEALLTLERARDVQAKVLKRVQLEQPDVVSMQKQRAAEICAEIAKHYTSQRGYERAVKFYKEALVYCETDCKVMLELAQLYLNLDEVDACQQQCSAILKRDKFNEEATLMMADIMYRKQDYEQVVLHFEQLLEHKPDNYPTLSRLIDLLRRAGKLEEIPRFLDMAEKHSSRAKFDPGFNYCKGLYLWFTGRPNEALQHFNKARKDNDWGQNAVYNMIEIYLNPDNDTMGGEVFENLGDIGNSTEKQESEQLAVRTAEKLLKEIKPQTPGGHVQLRILENYCLITAKQKAKVERAVGILTEIVNKEMDHVPAMLALATAYMMLKQTPRARNLLKRISKMNWSIVDADEFEKSWLLLADIYVHSGKYDMATELLKRCLGHNKSCCKAYEYLGFIMEKELSFHDAALNYEKAWKYGNQNNATIGYKLAFNYLKAKKYIDAIDVCHKVLAVHPNYPKMRKDILDKARASLRS; this is encoded by the exons ATGGAGGACGAAGAGGGAACGTTG GCGTTGATGAGCTGGTATTGCTTCGAAAAGTTTTACAATCACGCTGTTACCGCTGCTGTAGCTGCCCGGAGAACTTTCGGCAACGTTCCCATCTACAGTTTTTTCCATGCTTTCGGTACCCTCATGCAAG ATCAGATTCAGAAGGCTATACTGGAGCTGGATTCTATAAGAGACAGTCGAGACGTGTCTCTGTGCACACTAATAGCTCTGTACTACgcggagaaaagaaagaaaaacccag ACAGAGAAGTTGTTCAAGAGCTTGATGCAAAGATTAAAGAGGACCGGAAAAGTGCTTCACCCCGGAGTCTTTACAATGCTGGCATGTTTTTCTGGTTGCTAGGACGGAATGATAAAGCAAGAGAGTACATAGATAGGATGATCAAACTCTCCAATGGTGCCAGAGAG gGGATTATTCTAAAGGCCTGGGTAAATGTGACATCTGGCCAAGATATGTATGCAAAAAAGGCTGGAAAACTATTTGATGAAGGGCTGAAAGAGAGAACAGATGCTTTTGGCCTGATGGGAAAG GCACAATACTATGAATATCGTCAAAACTACTCAGGAGCACTGGAAGTTATAAACCAAGTCATTGTTGGATTCCCAGGGTTTTTGCCTGCCCTAATCAAGAAGATGAAGTTGCTGTTAATCCTTCAAGACTGGGAGCAAACAATACTTGCTGCTCACAG ACTTTTACAGGAGGATAAAAATAACTTGGAAGCGCTACGGATGCTAGCTCTGTATTCTTTATGTAGTGAAGGAAATATAACAGAG TCAGTAAAGCACCTTTCAGACCTCTTTAGCAGTCTGGAGATCCTTGAACCACAGAATCCTGAGCTTTTTTACAAGATGTCTCTGGCCTTTACCCGTGTT tgtgGCCGAAATGACAAAGTGATGGAGCAGACAGTGAAAATGGTGGAAAGAGCTTTCTCTTTAGCATCAGAGGACTCTGATTTTGCCACAGAGTTGGGCTACCAGATGTTGCTCCTGGGTAGAACCAAAGAGGCAGCAAAGTGGTACAGCACTGCCATGACTTTGGATGAGACCAGTTTGGCTTTGACAG GTATAATCCACTGCCAGCTGATTGATGGTCAGCTTGAGGACGCGGAACAACAGCTGGAGTTTTTCACAGAGATTCAACAATCTATTGGAAAATCAGCA GAGCTGCAGTACCTACGGGCTGTTCTGGCAGTGAAAAAGTGCCGACCGCAGGAAGAGGTGACCAAACTGTTGAATGATGCAGTGGATACACACTTATCCAAGGCACAGGGCCTGCCGCTGGGAGTGGAGTACTTTGAGAAGCTGAACCCTGAGTTCCTTCTGGATATTGTCAAGGTGTATCTCGCTGTGTGTCCATCAACG CCTCCAGCCCAGGgtcaaactcctcctcctcagctccagcaTTGTGCCTCATTGTTGGAAACTGTGGACAGGGTGGTTCCAGGTTTACCTCAAGCAGTTTTCCTGCTCGCCAAAGTCAAATTCCTATCTA GTGATACGGATGCTGCCCAGTGTACTCTTCAGCGCTGTCTGGAGCAGTCCCCATCGTATGCTGATGCTCATTTGCTGATGGCACAGATTTACCTGCTGCAGGGTAACTTCACCATGTGTTCCCAGTCTCTGGAGGTCTGTCTCGGCTGTAACTTTGAG GTCCGAGAGCATCCGTTGTACCACCTGATCAAGGCTCAGGCTAAAAAGAAGATGGGTGAACTGACAGAAGCCATTCAGACTCTGCAGATGGCCATGAGTCTCCCAGGGGTCCGCAGAAGTGAATCCTCGTCCAAGTCCAAAAGCAGGAAGATGGAGCTGAGTCCCGCCGATTGTGTCTCGGTCTTCTTGGAGTTAGCCGATGCGCTGTGGCTCAACGGCGAACAA CACGAAGCGGCAAAAGTGATTCAGGATGCCATCAACGAGTACTCAGGAACAACCGAGGAGCTCCGTGTCACTGTCGCCAATGCTGACCTGGCTCTGCTCCGGGGTGACACCGAGCTGGCGCTGAGTATGCTCCGAAATATTACACCCGATCAGCCCTACTATGTCCAAGCCAAGGAGAAAATGGGACAGATTTTCCTGAAGCATAGAAAGGATAAATCTCTCTATATAAGCTGTTACAG GGAAATGGTGGACAAGCTGCCCAGCCCACACACGTACCTGCTACTAGGTGATGCCTACATTAGCATTCAAGAG CCAGAGAAAGCCTTTGAGGTGTATCAGCTCGGCATgaagaaaaaccccaaaagcGCTGCTTTAGCCAGTAAGACTGGAAAAGCTCTGATCAAGTCTCACTACTACTTCAAG GCCATAAGTTACTATGAAGCAGCCCTGAAGACTGAGCAACTTCACTTCCTGCGTTATGATCTGgctgagctgctgatgaagatgaagcagtttgAGCGCTGTGAGAAAGTTCTGCATGAGGCTCTGGACCATGGAGCAG TGAATGAACTTCAGGTACTCTCGGATGACTGCCGTTACCTTGTTCTGTTGGCAAAGATCCAAAATAAGGtggacaaaaaagaagaagctttaCTTACCTTGGAAAGA GCTCGAGATGTGCAGGCCAAGGTGCTGAAGCGGGTCCAGTTAGAGCAGCCTGACGTCGTCTCCATGCAGAAGCAACGCGCTGCTGAGATCTGCGCTGAAATCGCTAAACACTACACGAGTCAGAGGGGCTATGAGAGAGCAGTGAAATTCTACAAAGAAGCTCTTGTGTATTGTGAGACTGATTGCAAG GTGATGCTGGAGTTAGCACAGTTGTACCTCAATCTGGACGAAGTGGATGCGTGTCAGCAGCAGTGCAGCGCAATCTTAAAGAGAGACAAGTTCAATGAAGAGGCTACTCTG ATGATGGCTGATATCATGTATAGGAAGCAGGATTATGAGCAGGTCGTCCTCCACTTTGAACAACTCCTGGAGCACAAACCCG ACAACTACCCGACGCTATCACGTCTCATTGACCTGCTGAGACGTGCTGGGAAACTGGAGGAAATTCCAAGATTTCTTGATATGGCTGAAAAACATTCATCCAGAGCCAAATTTGACCCCGGGTTCAACTACTGCAAAGGACTTTATCTTTG GTTCACCGGACGACCCAACGAAGCCCTGCAGCACTTTAACAAAGCACGGAAAGACAACGACTGGGGTCAAAACGCCGTTTACAACATGATCGAAATCTACCTGAACCCTGACAATGACACCATGGGGGGAGAAGTGTTTGAGAATTTGGGAGATATCGG GAACTCTACAGAGAAGCAGGAGTCAGAGCAGCTGGCGGTGAGGACGGCcgagaagctgctgaaggagatcAAGCCGCAGACGCCAGGCGGGCACGTGCAGCTGCGCATCCTGGAAAACTACTGCCTCATCACCGCCAAGCAGAAGGCCAAAGTTGAGAGAGCAGTGGGCATTTTGACAGAGATCGTGAACAAAGAG ATGGACCACGTACCGGCAATGTTGGCCTTGGCCACAGCTTACATGATGTTGAAGCAAACCCCCCGGGCGAGGAACCTCCTGAAACGTATCTCTAAAATGAACTGGAGCATTGTGGATGCAGATGAGTTTGAGAAGAGCTGGCTGCTCCTGGCAGACATCTACGTCCACTCAGGAAAGTACGACATGGCCACAGAGCTCTTAAAGAGATGCCTCGGCCACAACAAG TCTTGCTGTAAAGCTTATGAGTATCTGGGCTTCATAATGGAAAAAGAGCTATCATTCCATGATGCAGCACTCAATTATGAAAAGGCCTGGAAATATGGAAATCAGAATAATGCAACTATTG GATACAAGCTCGCGTTCAACTATTTAAAGGCAAAAAAGTATATTGATGCCATCGACGTGTGCCATAAG gTTCTGGCAGTTCATCCAAACTACCCAAAAATGAGAAAGGACATCCTGGACAAGGCCCGCGCTTCTCTGAGATCTTAA
- the galnt3 gene encoding polypeptide N-acetylgalactosaminyltransferase 3 has protein sequence MTPLRRVLRRQLHPARLVAVALLFVTFVFFIQWEVGSQDQEEDPWLKGVTAKRDTMLDMVIGAVHNFRDSMPKMQIRAPAAQQGSAGAASCLPGRYTAAELRSALARPQQDPLAPGAAGKPFHTNALSPEEQKEKQRGEEKHCFNLYASDRISLSRDLGADTRPPECIEQTFKRCPPLPTTSVIIVFHNEAWSTLLRTVYSVLHTSPAILLKEIILVDDASEDEALKDELDEYLKRLSIVQVVRQRERKGLITARLLGASVATGDTLTFLDAHCECFNGWLEPLLARIAANHSAVVSPDITTIDLNTFEFVKPSPYGQNHNRGNFDWSLAFGWESLPDHEKRRRKDETYPIKTPTFAGGLFSISKDYFYQIGSYDKHMEIWGGENIEMSFRVWQCGGQLEIIPCSIVGHVFRTKSPHSFPKGTQVISRNQVRLAEVWMDDYKEIFYRRNQQAAQLVRDKAFGDISQRMDLRARLKCKSFSWYLKNIYPEAFIPDLNPLGFGSVKNVGKDSCLDAGENNEGGKRVIMYPCHGLGGNQYFEYSTRHEIRHNIQKELCLHGAAGAVKLEECQYKGRNTLVGAEQKWQLKDNRLIYMPELNKCLSARQERPFLAACNPMDRYQLWVFS, from the exons ATGACACCTCTGCGCAGAGTGCTCCGAAGGCAGCTGCACCCAGCCCGCCTGGTGGCCGTGGCCCTGCTCTTTGTCACCTTTGTGTTCTTCATACAATGGGAGGTAGGGAGCCAGGACCAAGAGGAGGACCCCTGGCTGAAGGGGGTGACGGCGAAGCGAGACACCATGCTGGACATGGTGATTGGAGCCGTCCACAACTTCAGGGATTCCATGCCAAAGATGCAGATCAGGGCCCCTGCGGCCCAGCAGGGGAGCGCGGGCGCCGCATCCTGTCTGCCCGGCCGCTACACCGCTGCTGAACTCAGGTCGGCTTTGGCCCGACCTCAGCAAGACCCCCTGGCCCCCGGGGCTGCTGGGAAACCTTTCCACACCAACGCGCTGAGCCCCGAAGagcagaaggagaagcagaggggTGAAGAGAAGCACTGCTTTAATTTGTACGCCAGTGACCGGATTTCCCTGAGCAGAGACCTGGGAGCAGACACCAGACCCCCAGA ATGTATTGAGCAAACCTTCAAGCGGTGCCCCCCCCTGCCAACCACCAGCGTGATCATCGTGTTTCACAATGAGGCCTGGAGCACGCTGCTGAGGACCGTGTACAGCGTCCTTCACACCTCCCCGGCCATCCTCCTGAAGGAGATCATCCTGGTGGACGACGCCAGCGAGGACG AGGCGCTGAAGGACGAATTGGACGAGTACCTGAAGCGCCTCAGCATTGTCCAGGTCGTCCGCCAGCGCGAGAGGAAGGGGCTCATCACCGCCCGGCTCCTGGGGGCCTCCGTTGCCACCGGCGACACGCTCACCTTCCTTGACGCTCACT GCGAATGCTTTAACGGGTGGCTGGAGCCTCTGCTGGCCAGGATCGCCGCGAACCACAGCGCCGTCGTGAGTCCCGACATAACCACCATCGACCTGAACACTTTTGAGTTCGTGAAGCCGTCCCCGTACGGCCAGAACCACAACCGGGGCAACTTCGACTGGAGCCTGGCGTTCGGCTGGGAGAGTCTGCCAGATCacgagaagaggaggaggaaagacgAAACCTACCCAATCAA GACGCCCACATTCGCTGGCGGCCTTTTCTCCATCTCTAAAGACTATTTCTACCAGATTGGCAGCTATGACAAGCACATGGAAATATGGGGCGGCGAGAACATCGAGATGTCCTTCCGG GTGTGGCAGTGCGGCGGGCAGCTGGAGATTATTCCTTGCTCAATCGTGGGACACGTATTCCGCACCAAGAGCCCGCACAGCTTCCCCAAAGGAACGCAGGTGATTTCCCGCAACCAGGTGCGTCTGGCGGAGGTGTGGATGGACGACTACAAGGAGATCTTTTACCGGCGCAACCAGCAAGCGGCGCAGTTGGTCCGAGAC AAGGCATTTGGAGACATTTCTCAGCGCATGGACCTCCGCGCACGCCTGAAGTGCAAGAGCTTCTCTTGGTATTTGAAGAACATTTACCCAGAAGCCTTCATTCCTGATCTCAACCCACTCGGCTTTGGTTCA GTAAAAAATGTCGGCAAAGACTCGTGTCTGGATGCTGGAGAGAACAATGAGGGTGGGAAAAGGGTGATCATGTACCCGTGTCACGGACTAGGAGGAAACCAA TATTTCGAGTACTCCACGCGTCACGAGATTCGACACAACATTCAGAAGGAGCTGTGTTTGCACGGGGCAGCGGGGGCTGTGAAGCTGGAGGAATGCCAGTATAAAGGCAGGAACACATTAGTAGGAGCAGAGCAAAAATGGCAACTAAAGGAT AATCGGTTAATTTACATGCCGGAGTTGAACAAGTGTCTGAGCGCCCGTCAGGAGCGTCCCTTTCTGGCTGCCTGCAACCCCATGGACAGATACCAGCTCTGGGTCTTCAGCTGA